The Klebsiella sp. RHBSTW-00484 genome includes a window with the following:
- a CDS encoding Slp family lipoprotein — protein sequence MAGQKTVVRWLVATAVVATLSGCASVPDAIKGTTPTPQQDLVRVMNAPQLYVGQEARFGGKVVSVQNQQGKTRLEIATVQLDGAARPELGEPSRGRIFADVNGFIDPVDFRGQLVTVVGPIVGVVDGKVGNTPYKFMLMNASGYKRWNVVQQVVMPPQPIDPWMFGPRPWGYGYGGWGWYNPGPAEVRNVVTE from the coding sequence ATGGCGGGTCAAAAAACGGTAGTACGTTGGTTAGTCGCGACAGCGGTTGTCGCTACGCTAAGTGGGTGTGCTTCGGTACCGGATGCTATTAAGGGCACTACCCCGACGCCGCAGCAAGATTTAGTCCGGGTGATGAACGCGCCGCAGCTTTACGTTGGTCAGGAAGCGCGGTTTGGCGGTAAGGTCGTCAGCGTACAGAATCAGCAGGGTAAAACTCGCTTAGAGATTGCCACTGTCCAACTGGACGGCGCAGCGCGTCCGGAACTGGGTGAACCTTCGCGTGGGCGTATTTTTGCCGATGTGAATGGTTTTATCGATCCGGTTGATTTTCGCGGTCAACTGGTGACCGTGGTTGGCCCGATAGTCGGCGTCGTGGACGGTAAAGTTGGCAACACGCCGTACAAATTTATGCTAATGAATGCCAGTGGTTACAAGCGCTGGAACGTCGTGCAGCAGGTGGTGATGCCGCCGCAGCCCATTGATCCGTGGATGTTTGGCCCGCGCCCGTGGGGCTACGGATACGGCGGTTGGGGCTGGTATAACCCAGGCCCTGCAGAAGTCAGAAATGTCGTAACTGAATGA
- the tnpA gene encoding IS200/IS605-like element IS1541B family transposase, translating to MRDEKSLAHTRWNCKYHIVFAPKYRRKVFYGEKRKAIGSILRKLCEWKNVNILEAECCVDHIHMLLEIPPKMSVSGFMGYLKGKSSLMLYEQFGDLKFKYRNREFWCRGYYVDTVGKNTARIQEYIKHQLEEDKMGEQLSIPYPGSPFTGRK from the coding sequence ATGAGGGACGAAAAGAGCTTAGCGCACACGCGATGGAACTGTAAATATCACATAGTTTTTGCGCCGAAGTACCGAAGAAAGGTGTTCTACGGGGAAAAGCGCAAAGCGATAGGCAGTATCTTAAGAAAGCTGTGCGAATGGAAAAACGTGAATATTTTGGAAGCAGAATGCTGTGTGGATCACATCCATATGCTTTTGGAAATCCCGCCCAAAATGAGTGTGTCGGGCTTTATGGGATACCTGAAGGGAAAGAGCAGCCTGATGCTTTATGAGCAGTTTGGCGATTTGAAGTTCAAATACCGTAACAGGGAATTCTGGTGCCGAGGGTATTACGTTGATACGGTTGGGAAAAATACAGCCAGGATACAAGAATACATAAAGCACCAGTTGGAAGAGGATAAAATGGGTGAGCAACTCTCGATCCCCTATCCGGGCAGCCCGTTTACGGGCCGTAAGTAA
- the fadD gene encoding long-chain-fatty-acid--CoA ligase FadD — MKKVWLNRYPADVPAEINPDRYQSLVELFEQSTTRYADQPAFINMGEVMTYRKLEERSRAFAAYLQEGLGLQKGDRVALMMPNLLQYPVALFGILRAGMIVVNVNPLYTPRELEHQLNDSGAAAIVIVSNFAHTLEKVVDKTQVKHVILTRMGDQLSTAKGTLVNFVVKYIKRLVPKYHLPDAISFRSALQNGYRMQYIKPEIVPQDLAFLQYTGGTTGVAKGAMLTHRNMLANLEQVNGTYGPLLHRGKELVVTALPLYHIFALTMNCLLFIELGGQNLLITNPRDIPGLVKELAKYPFTAMTGVNTLFNALLNNKEFQQLDFSSLHLSAGGGMPVQQVVAERWVKLTGQYLLEGYGLTECAPLVSVNPHDIDYHSGSIGLPVPSTEAKLVDDDDNEVAPGEPGELCVKGPQVMLGYWQRPDATAEIIKNGWLHTGDIAVMDDEGFLRIVDRKKDMILVSGFNVYPNEIEDVVMQHSGVQEVAAVGVPSGSSGEAVKIFVVKKDAALTEEMLITFCRRQLTGYKVPKLVEFRDELPKSNVGKILRRELRDEARAKVDNKA, encoded by the coding sequence GTGAAAAAGGTTTGGCTAAACCGTTATCCCGCGGATGTTCCTGCGGAGATAAACCCTGACCGCTATCAATCCCTGGTTGAACTGTTTGAACAATCCACCACGCGCTATGCCGACCAACCGGCATTTATCAACATGGGCGAGGTGATGACTTATCGTAAGCTGGAGGAGCGCAGTCGGGCGTTCGCCGCTTATCTGCAGGAGGGCCTGGGCCTGCAAAAAGGCGACCGCGTCGCCCTGATGATGCCCAACCTGCTGCAATACCCGGTGGCGCTCTTTGGCATCCTGCGCGCGGGCATGATCGTGGTGAACGTGAACCCGCTGTACACGCCGCGTGAACTGGAACATCAGCTCAATGACAGCGGCGCCGCCGCCATTGTGATTGTCTCCAACTTTGCGCATACCCTTGAAAAGGTGGTCGATAAAACCCAGGTTAAGCACGTGATTTTAACGCGCATGGGCGATCAGCTTTCAACGGCGAAAGGCACGCTGGTTAACTTTGTGGTGAAGTACATTAAGCGCCTGGTGCCAAAATACCACCTGCCGGATGCCATCTCATTTCGTAGCGCGCTGCAAAACGGTTACCGTATGCAGTATATCAAGCCGGAAATCGTCCCCCAGGATCTCGCTTTCCTCCAGTATACCGGTGGAACAACCGGCGTAGCGAAGGGCGCGATGCTGACCCACCGTAATATGCTGGCGAACCTTGAGCAGGTGAACGGTACCTACGGGCCACTACTGCATCGTGGAAAAGAGCTGGTGGTTACCGCGTTGCCGCTGTACCACATCTTTGCGCTGACCATGAACTGCCTGCTGTTTATTGAACTGGGCGGGCAGAACCTGCTGATCACCAACCCGCGCGATATTCCGGGTCTGGTCAAAGAGTTGGCGAAATATCCCTTCACCGCGATGACCGGGGTGAATACCCTGTTTAACGCATTGCTCAATAACAAAGAGTTCCAGCAGCTCGATTTTTCTTCTCTGCATCTTTCTGCGGGCGGCGGGATGCCGGTGCAGCAGGTGGTTGCGGAGCGATGGGTTAAGCTGACCGGGCAATATCTTCTGGAAGGCTATGGCCTGACGGAGTGTGCGCCGTTGGTGAGCGTGAATCCGCATGACATCGACTACCACAGTGGCAGTATTGGTTTGCCGGTACCCTCGACTGAAGCCAAGCTGGTCGATGACGACGATAATGAAGTCGCGCCGGGAGAACCGGGCGAGCTGTGCGTCAAAGGCCCGCAGGTGATGCTGGGATACTGGCAGCGCCCGGACGCCACGGCTGAAATCATTAAGAATGGCTGGCTGCATACCGGTGATATCGCAGTGATGGATGATGAAGGTTTTCTGCGTATTGTCGACCGTAAGAAAGATATGATCCTCGTGTCCGGTTTCAACGTCTATCCGAATGAAATTGAAGACGTGGTGATGCAGCATTCTGGCGTTCAGGAAGTTGCCGCCGTTGGCGTACCGTCAGGAAGCAGCGGTGAAGCGGTGAAAATCTTCGTGGTGAAAAAAGACGCCGCGCTGACGGAAGAGATGCTGATTACCTTTTGCCGCCGTCAACTGACCGGTTACAAAGTACCTAAGCTGGTCGAGTTTCGTGATGAACTGCCGAAATCCAACGTCGGCAAAATTTTACGTCGAGAACTACGTGACGAAGCTCGCGCTAAAGTAGACAATAAAGCCTGA
- the rnd gene encoding ribonuclease D — MITTDDGLRAICEAASAVPAVALDTEFVRTRTYYPQLGLLQLFDGEQVSLIDPLVITDWAPMRELLLNQNVTKFLHAGSEDLEVFLNAFHLMPQPLIDTQILAAFCGRPMSWGFAAMVEEYTGVALDKSESRTDWLARPLTERQCIYAAADVWYLLPIASKLMAETESAGWLSAALDECQLMQQRRQEIQDPAQAWRDIGNAWQLRTRQLGCLQLLADWRLRKARERDLAVNFVVREEHLWNVARYMPGSLGELDSLGLSGSEIRFHGKTLISLVEKAQALPEEALPEPLQNLIDMPGYRKVFKDIKALVQAVSAEKGVSAELLASRRQINQLLNWHWGLKNGNGQPELVSGWRGELMADRLNALLSEYPR, encoded by the coding sequence ATGATCACCACCGACGATGGCCTTCGTGCCATTTGTGAAGCGGCAAGCGCGGTCCCGGCGGTTGCGCTGGATACAGAGTTTGTACGTACCCGCACCTATTATCCGCAGCTCGGTCTGCTCCAGTTATTCGACGGTGAACAGGTTTCTCTGATTGACCCTTTGGTTATCACCGACTGGGCGCCAATGCGTGAACTGCTGTTGAATCAAAATGTGACTAAATTTCTGCATGCTGGCAGCGAAGATTTAGAAGTGTTTCTCAACGCCTTTCATCTGATGCCACAACCGCTGATCGATACGCAAATTCTGGCCGCTTTTTGCGGTCGCCCGATGTCATGGGGGTTTGCTGCGATGGTTGAAGAGTATACCGGCGTAGCGCTGGACAAGAGCGAATCCCGTACCGACTGGCTGGCACGCCCGCTGACCGAACGCCAGTGCATTTATGCTGCTGCAGACGTCTGGTATCTGCTACCGATTGCCAGCAAATTGATGGCCGAGACCGAAAGCGCAGGCTGGCTCTCTGCGGCGCTGGATGAATGTCAGCTGATGCAGCAGCGTCGTCAGGAAATCCAGGACCCGGCGCAGGCATGGCGAGACATCGGCAACGCCTGGCAACTGCGTACCCGCCAATTGGGCTGTTTGCAACTGCTGGCCGACTGGCGTTTACGTAAAGCCCGTGAGCGCGATCTGGCCGTCAACTTTGTGGTTCGTGAAGAGCATCTGTGGAACGTGGCGCGCTATATGCCAGGCAGCCTGGGTGAGCTGGATAGCCTGGGATTATCGGGTAGCGAAATTCGCTTCCATGGCAAAACGCTGATAAGTCTCGTCGAAAAAGCGCAGGCGCTGCCGGAAGAAGCGTTACCAGAGCCGCTACAGAACCTGATTGATATGCCGGGTTATCGCAAGGTGTTTAAGGACATTAAAGCGCTTGTACAGGCTGTCAGCGCCGAGAAAGGGGTCAGCGCAGAGCTGTTGGCGTCAAGAAGACAGATTAACCAGCTGTTGAACTGGCACTGGGGGCTGAAAAATGGCAACGGGCAGCCTGAACTGGTTTCCGGCTGGCGCGGTGAATTGATGGCCGATCGCCTGAATGCGTTATTAAGCGAGTATCCGCGCTAA
- the minE gene encoding cell division topological specificity factor MinE, giving the protein MALLDFFLSRKKNTANIAKERLQIIVAERRRGDAEPHYLPQLRKDILEVICKYVQIDPEMVSVQLEQRDGDISILELNVTLPETEESKP; this is encoded by the coding sequence ATGGCATTACTCGACTTTTTTCTCTCGCGGAAAAAGAACACGGCCAATATTGCGAAAGAGCGCCTGCAAATCATCGTTGCAGAGCGTCGTCGCGGCGATGCCGAACCGCATTACCTGCCGCAGTTGCGCAAAGATATTCTGGAAGTGATTTGTAAATACGTGCAGATCGACCCGGAAATGGTCAGCGTACAGCTGGAGCAGAGAGACGGTGATATTTCGATTCTGGAGTTGAACGTGACTCTGCCGGAAACCGAAGAGTCGAAACCCTGA
- the minD gene encoding septum site-determining protein MinD, which translates to MARIIVVTSGKGGVGKTTSSAAIATGLAQKGKKTVVIDFDIGLRNLDLIMGCERRVVYDFVNVIQGDATLNQALIKDKRTENLFILPASQTRDKDALTREGVDKVLEELKKMEFDFVVCDSPAGIETGALMALYFADEAIITTNPEVSSVRDSDRILGILASKSRRAERGEDPIKEHLLLTRYNPGRVNKGDMLSMEDVLEILRINLVGVIPEDQSVLRASNQGEPVILDDASDAGKAYADTVERLLGEERPFRFIEEEKKGFLKRLFGG; encoded by the coding sequence ATGGCACGCATTATTGTTGTGACTTCGGGTAAAGGAGGCGTTGGCAAGACCACCTCCAGCGCGGCCATCGCTACTGGTTTGGCGCAGAAGGGAAAGAAAACGGTCGTTATCGACTTCGATATTGGCCTGCGTAACCTTGACCTGATTATGGGCTGCGAGCGCCGGGTCGTTTATGACTTCGTTAACGTCATCCAGGGTGATGCCACGTTGAACCAGGCGCTCATCAAAGATAAGCGCACCGAGAATCTCTTTATCCTCCCGGCTTCCCAGACGCGTGATAAAGACGCGCTGACCCGCGAAGGCGTGGATAAAGTTCTCGAAGAACTGAAAAAGATGGAATTCGATTTTGTTGTCTGCGATTCCCCTGCAGGCATCGAAACCGGTGCGCTGATGGCGCTGTACTTTGCTGATGAAGCCATCATCACCACCAACCCGGAAGTCTCCTCCGTACGTGACTCCGACCGTATCCTCGGCATTCTTGCCTCCAAATCCCGCCGTGCGGAAAGAGGCGAAGACCCGATTAAAGAGCATCTGCTGCTGACGCGCTATAACCCAGGCCGCGTTAACAAAGGCGACATGCTGAGCATGGAAGACGTGCTGGAAATTCTGCGCATCAATCTGGTGGGCGTGATTCCAGAAGATCAGTCCGTACTGCGCGCATCTAACCAGGGTGAACCGGTTATTCTGGATGATGCCTCGGATGCGGGTAAAGCCTATGCCGATACGGTTGAACGTCTGCTCGGAGAAGAACGTCCTTTCCGCTTCATTGAAGAAGAGAAGAAAGGTTTCCTCAAACGCCTGTTCGGAGGATAA
- the minC gene encoding septum site-determining protein MinC, whose amino-acid sequence MSNTPIELKGSSFTLSVVHLHDANPEVIRQALEDKIAQAPAFLRHAPVVVNISSIEDAVDWRALHEAIAVTGLRIMGVSGCKLPRLKTEIDRAGIPLLTEGKEKITRQAAPEPVAPPPVVNQITKTRLIDQPVRSGQRIYAPHCDLIVTNHVSAGAELIADGNIHVYGMMRGRALAGAGGDRDAQIFCTNLSAELVSIAGEYWLSDNIPAEFYGKAARLRLGGSALTIQSLN is encoded by the coding sequence ATGTCAAATACGCCAATCGAACTTAAGGGCAGTAGCTTCACCTTATCTGTCGTTCATTTGCACGATGCAAATCCCGAGGTTATTCGTCAGGCGTTAGAAGACAAAATCGCCCAGGCCCCCGCCTTTTTACGTCATGCTCCGGTGGTTGTGAATATTAGCAGCATTGAAGATGCCGTCGACTGGCGCGCTCTTCATGAAGCGATTGCGGTCACCGGTTTGCGTATTATGGGTGTGAGCGGGTGTAAACTTCCTCGCCTGAAAACGGAAATTGACCGCGCCGGGATCCCTTTACTAACCGAAGGGAAAGAAAAAATAACCCGTCAGGCTGCGCCAGAACCTGTCGCCCCGCCGCCGGTTGTTAATCAGATCACAAAAACGCGTTTGATTGATCAGCCGGTACGTTCCGGTCAGCGCATTTATGCGCCACACTGTGATCTAATTGTTACAAACCATGTGAGCGCCGGAGCGGAACTTATCGCCGATGGTAATATTCATGTCTATGGCATGATGCGGGGACGGGCGCTTGCCGGGGCTGGCGGCGACAGAGATGCCCAAATATTTTGCACTAACCTCTCGGCGGAACTGGTGTCCATCGCGGGGGAATACTGGCTGAGTGATAACATTCCGGCCGAATTTTATGGCAAAGCGGCGCGCCTGCGTTTGGGCGGCAGCGCTTTGACAATTCAATCGTTGAATTAA
- a CDS encoding YcgL domain-containing protein yields the protein MFCVIYRSTKREQTYLYVEKRDDFSRVPDELMQGFGTPKLAMILPLDGRKKTIHADLDKVKQALTEQGYYLQLPPPTENLLKKHLAEQGNKSD from the coding sequence ATGTTTTGTGTGATCTATCGAAGTACTAAACGTGAGCAAACCTATTTATATGTCGAAAAAAGGGACGATTTCTCCCGCGTTCCCGACGAATTAATGCAAGGCTTCGGTACACCAAAATTGGCAATGATTCTGCCGCTTGATGGGCGGAAAAAAACCATTCACGCCGACCTGGATAAGGTGAAACAGGCCCTGACCGAACAAGGCTATTACCTGCAACTTCCCCCTCCGACTGAAAATTTACTCAAGAAACACCTGGCGGAACAGGGGAATAAATCTGATTAA
- a CDS encoding fumarylacetoacetate hydrolase family protein, translating into MYQHHNWQGALLDYPVSKVVCVGSNYANHIKEMGSATPDEPVLFIKPETALCDIRQPLVLPEGLGSVHHEIELAVLIGGTLRQATEDHVLKAIAGYGVALDLTLRDLQGKLKKAGQPWEKAKGFDNSCPISGFVPASEFHGDAQNTPLSLKINGDVRQQGTTADMIHKIVPLIAYMSRFFTLKAGDVVLTGTPEGVGPLSSGDELEVGFNGLSLTTRVL; encoded by the coding sequence ATGTACCAACATCATAACTGGCAGGGTGCGTTACTGGATTATCCGGTGAGCAAAGTGGTTTGCGTGGGCAGCAACTATGCCAACCACATTAAGGAGATGGGCAGTGCAACGCCGGACGAGCCGGTGCTGTTTATTAAACCTGAAACGGCGCTATGCGATATCCGTCAGCCGTTGGTGCTTCCTGAAGGATTGGGTTCGGTACATCATGAAATCGAACTGGCGGTGCTGATTGGCGGCACGCTGCGTCAGGCAACCGAAGATCATGTGCTAAAAGCGATTGCAGGTTATGGCGTGGCGCTGGATCTGACTCTGCGTGACCTGCAGGGTAAATTGAAAAAAGCCGGTCAGCCGTGGGAAAAGGCGAAGGGTTTTGATAACTCCTGTCCAATCTCCGGATTTGTTCCTGCGTCAGAATTTCACGGAGACGCGCAAAACACGCCGTTGAGCCTGAAGATTAATGGTGATGTGCGCCAGCAGGGCACTACCGCTGACATGATCCATAAAATTGTGCCGCTGATTGCCTACATGTCGCGCTTCTTCACTCTGAAGGCGGGTGATGTGGTGCTGACCGGCACGCCGGAAGGCGTAGGTCCCCTAAGCAGCGGCGACGAACTGGAAGTGGGTTTCAACGGATTATCGTTGACCACCCGCGTGCTGTAA
- a CDS encoding YcgN family cysteine cluster protein — MSEQPFWQQKTLDEMTDAEWESLCDGCGQCCLHKLMDEDTDEIYFTNVACRQLNIKTCQCRNYERRFEYEPDCIKLTRDNLPTFEWLPPSCAYRLLAEGKPLPHWHPLLTGSKAAMHGERISVRHIAVKESNVVDWQDHILNKPDWAQ, encoded by the coding sequence ATGAGCGAACAACCTTTCTGGCAACAAAAAACACTGGATGAAATGACCGACGCGGAGTGGGAATCACTGTGTGACGGCTGCGGACAGTGCTGCCTGCATAAGCTGATGGATGAGGATACCGACGAAATCTACTTCACTAACGTCGCCTGCCGTCAGCTTAATATCAAAACCTGTCAGTGTCGCAACTACGAGCGCCGCTTCGAATATGAACCAGACTGTATCAAGTTAACCCGCGATAATTTACCAACGTTTGAATGGCTGCCGCCGAGCTGCGCTTATCGCTTACTGGCTGAAGGTAAACCGCTGCCGCACTGGCACCCGTTGTTGACCGGCTCGAAGGCCGCGATGCATGGCGAACGTATCTCCGTTCGCCATATCGCCGTTAAAGAGTCCAACGTAGTGGACTGGCAAGATCACATCCTGAATAAACCAGATTGGGCGCAGTAA
- a CDS encoding DUF4823 domain-containing protein, which produces MKKIIMLALGGVLLAGCSAKYNTASVTKSTELLVKNKTVVVALPENGVYETRVYSGSGAATAQVIQSAFSRYTDSVFTIPGCAELECLKKKRSLSEGYYVVPQILHWEDRATEWSGIPDRIEVKITIYNSATDSVIASSILSGKSKWATFGGDHPQDLLPEPINNYVAGLY; this is translated from the coding sequence ATGAAAAAAATAATTATGCTTGCCTTGGGCGGGGTGCTCCTCGCAGGATGTTCGGCAAAGTACAACACGGCCAGCGTCACTAAAAGCACTGAGCTTTTGGTAAAAAACAAAACGGTAGTTGTCGCATTGCCTGAAAATGGCGTCTACGAAACGAGAGTGTATAGCGGTTCTGGTGCAGCGACGGCGCAGGTCATCCAATCTGCGTTTTCACGATACACGGATAGCGTTTTCACCATTCCGGGCTGCGCTGAGCTGGAATGTCTCAAGAAAAAACGCAGCCTTAGCGAAGGCTATTATGTTGTTCCTCAAATTCTTCATTGGGAAGATAGAGCGACAGAATGGTCAGGGATTCCAGACAGAATTGAAGTGAAAATCACAATCTATAATTCGGCAACGGACAGCGTCATTGCCTCGTCTATTCTGAGTGGAAAAAGTAAGTGGGCAACATTTGGTGGAGACCACCCCCAAGATTTGTTGCCAGAGCCAATCAATAACTACGTAGCTGGCCTGTACTGA
- a CDS encoding DUF1971 domain-containing protein, with translation MSHLRIPANWKVKRSTPFFTKQNVPAALLTHHNTAAGVFGQLCVMEGTVTYYGFADEQATEPEAKVIINAGQFATSPPQYWHRIELSDDAQFNINFWVEDDADGESGLFHSKKS, from the coding sequence ATGTCTCATCTGCGTATTCCCGCTAACTGGAAAGTAAAACGCTCCACCCCGTTCTTCACCAAACAGAACGTTCCTGCCGCTCTGCTGACGCACCACAATACCGCCGCCGGTGTTTTCGGCCAGCTTTGCGTGATGGAAGGAACGGTAACTTACTATGGTTTTGCTGATGAGCAGGCGACGGAGCCAGAGGCGAAAGTGATCATCAATGCCGGTCAGTTCGCCACCAGCCCGCCGCAGTACTGGCATCGTATCGAGTTAAGCGACGATGCGCAGTTCAATATCAATTTCTGGGTTGAAGATGACGCTGACGGCGAAAGCGGGCTGTTTCACAGCAAAAAATCCTGA
- the dsbB gene encoding disulfide bond formation protein DsbB, which produces MLRFLNQCSRGRGAWLLMALTAFILELVALWFQHVMLLQPCVLCIYERSALFGVMGAGIVGAIAPKSPLRYVAIVIWLYSALRGLQLAWEHTMIQLHPSPFQTCDFAARFPTWLPLDKWLPQVFVATGDCSVRQWEFLTLEMPQWLVGIFAAYLVIGVLVLIAQPFKPKKRDLFGR; this is translated from the coding sequence ATGTTGCGATTTTTAAACCAGTGCTCAAGGGGACGCGGTGCCTGGCTCCTGATGGCGCTAACCGCGTTTATTCTTGAATTGGTTGCATTGTGGTTCCAGCACGTGATGTTGCTACAACCGTGCGTACTGTGTATTTACGAACGCAGCGCGTTGTTCGGCGTGATGGGTGCTGGTATTGTCGGCGCCATTGCCCCGAAATCACCGCTGCGCTATGTAGCGATAGTTATCTGGCTCTACAGCGCCTTACGCGGGCTACAGCTGGCGTGGGAGCACACCATGATTCAGCTTCACCCTTCCCCCTTCCAGACCTGTGATTTTGCCGCGCGCTTCCCAACCTGGCTGCCGCTGGATAAATGGCTGCCTCAGGTATTCGTCGCTACCGGCGACTGTTCCGTGCGCCAGTGGGAGTTCCTGACGCTGGAAATGCCGCAGTGGCTGGTTGGGATCTTTGCCGCCTATCTGGTTATCGGCGTACTGGTACTTATCGCTCAGCCGTTCAAGCCGAAAAAGCGCGATCTCTTCGGCCGCTAA
- the nhaB gene encoding sodium/proton antiporter NhaB, giving the protein MEISYGRALWRNFLGQSPDWYKLTLIIFLIINPIVFFLHPFVAGWLLVIEFIFTLAMALKCYPLLPGGLLAIEAVFIGMTSPGHIRDEVASNLEVLLLLMFMVAGIYFMKQLLLFIFTRLLLGIRSKMLLSLAFCVASAFLSAFLDALTVVAVVISVAVGFYGIYHKAASARPDDDDLLDDSHIDQHYRDVLEQFRGFLRSLMMHAGVGTALGGVMTMVGEPQNLIIAKAAGWQFGEFFLRMIPVTLPVFACGMVTCLLLEKFRIFGYGEALPPTVRKVLQDFDDRSRQTRSRQDRLRLIAQGIIGVWLIAALALHLAEVGLIGLSVIILATTFSGITDEHAIGKAFTEALPFTALLTVFFAIVAVIIDQHLFAPVIDFVLQASPHAQLSLFYLFNGLLSSISDNVFVGTVYINEVKAALEQGTISMQQFELLAVAINTGTNLPSVATPNGQAAFLFLLTSALAPLIRLSYGRMVWMALPYTIVLTLVGLACVEFNLMPATQWMLDQGWLVTPQLLK; this is encoded by the coding sequence GTGGAAATCTCTTATGGTCGCGCCCTATGGCGCAATTTTCTTGGCCAGTCCCCGGACTGGTATAAGCTCACTCTCATCATTTTCTTGATTATTAACCCGATAGTATTTTTTCTTCATCCGTTTGTTGCCGGATGGTTGCTGGTTATCGAATTTATCTTCACCCTGGCCATGGCTCTCAAATGTTATCCGCTGCTGCCAGGCGGCCTGTTGGCCATTGAAGCTGTTTTTATTGGTATGACGAGTCCGGGGCATATCCGGGACGAGGTTGCCAGTAATCTTGAAGTCCTGCTGCTGCTGATGTTCATGGTGGCAGGTATCTACTTCATGAAACAGCTGCTGCTATTCATTTTCACCCGACTGTTATTAGGTATTCGCAGCAAGATGCTGTTATCACTAGCATTCTGCGTTGCATCAGCCTTTCTTTCGGCCTTCCTTGATGCCTTGACCGTCGTGGCGGTGGTGATTAGCGTTGCCGTCGGATTCTATGGGATTTATCACAAAGCAGCGTCTGCACGCCCGGACGATGACGACCTGCTCGATGATAGCCATATCGATCAGCACTATCGCGATGTGCTGGAACAATTTCGCGGTTTCCTACGCAGCCTGATGATGCATGCTGGCGTTGGTACTGCACTTGGCGGCGTGATGACCATGGTTGGCGAGCCGCAGAACCTGATTATCGCCAAAGCCGCAGGCTGGCAGTTTGGTGAGTTCTTCTTGCGCATGATTCCGGTCACGCTGCCAGTATTCGCGTGCGGCATGGTCACCTGCCTGCTGCTGGAGAAATTCCGTATCTTTGGCTATGGCGAAGCGCTGCCGCCCACCGTGCGTAAGGTGCTGCAAGATTTCGACGATCGCAGCCGTCAGACTCGTAGCCGCCAGGATCGCCTGCGTCTTATCGCACAGGGCATTATCGGCGTCTGGCTTATCGCGGCGCTGGCACTTCACCTGGCAGAAGTCGGTCTGATTGGCCTGTCGGTGATCATTCTGGCTACCACTTTCTCCGGGATAACCGATGAACACGCTATCGGCAAAGCGTTTACCGAGGCCCTGCCATTTACAGCACTGCTGACGGTCTTTTTCGCCATAGTGGCAGTGATTATCGATCAGCACCTGTTTGCCCCGGTGATTGACTTTGTCCTGCAGGCCTCGCCGCACGCTCAGCTGTCGCTGTTTTATCTGTTTAACGGTCTGCTGTCGTCGATTTCCGATAACGTCTTCGTTGGCACCGTCTATATCAATGAAGTGAAGGCGGCTCTGGAGCAAGGTACGATCAGCATGCAGCAGTTTGAGCTGCTGGCGGTGGCGATTAATACCGGTACCAACCTGCCATCTGTCGCGACGCCGAACGGTCAGGCGGCATTTCTGTTCCTGCTGACGTCTGCTCTGGCGCCGCTGATCCGTCTCTCCTATGGTCGGATGGTGTGGATGGCGCTGCCTTATACCATCGTCCTGACCCTGGTGGGTCTGGCATGCGTTGAGTTTAACTTGATGCCAGCTACTCAGTGGATGCTCGATCAAGGCTGGCTGGTTACGCCACAGTTGCTTAAATAA